The genomic window ATATTTCCATACCATTGTTTTTTCAGCATTATTATTCTTACTAGCCAAAAGGTGGAGGCAATTCGCATTTCCATcaatggaggaatggataaagagaacGTGGtctatacatacagtggaatattatacgGTCTTTGAAAAGGagatccttggggcgcctgggtggctcagtcggttgagcagccgacttcggctcaggtcatgatctcgtggtctgtgagttcgagtcccgcgtcgggctctgtgctggcagctcagagcctggagcttgtttcggattctgtgtctccctctctctctgaccctcccccattcatgctctgtctctctctgtctcaaaaataaataaacgttaaaaaaaaatttttttttaaaaaaaagaaaaggaggcatgTGAGACGCGACGAGGAGTGTTTGATTTCTTCAAAGCATTTGTCcagtcagacatttaaaaatggcatccaaagaagaaataatgagtGACCAGCGGTTTAGGAGGGTTACAAAGGACCCAAGATTTTGGGAAGTGCCAGAAAAGGATCGAAAAGTCAAAATTGACAAGAGATTTCGAGCAATGTTTCATGACAAAAGGTTCAAGTTGAATTATGCTGTGGATAAAAGAGGACGCCCCATCAACTACAGCACTACAGAGGACTTGAAGCGTTTTTATGACctttcagattctgattcagatcTATCTTATGAAGATGATAAAGCATTGaatcaaaagaaaaggaagaagaaaaaacccCAGACTAACAACAAAATAGAATCAAAAAATCTagttgaagagaaaaagaaagaaagcaaaaaaattaatcaaaaggaTTCTGGAGATAAAAATGATTTGGATAACTCCGACAgaattcagaaaatggaaaagtcatGCAAATCTAAGAAGGTAGATTCAAAAATAGGTtctaagaaaaacagagaagaatttACACAGAAAAgtacaacagggaaaaaaaacattgttcAACATAGTACAGATTCATGTCCCAAAGGAAAAGTAGACTTGGGCGTCTCTGAAATTGTGAAATCTCCCAAGCTCAAGTACTCTAAGACAAGAAGAGAAATGCTATCAGTGGTTTCGCTAATGGCAAGAGACAGTGATGGTTATGAAAACTCGACAGGTGGTAAGAGGTCTGACAAAGATGCTCTGGAGGAAGAATCAGAAAGTGctagtgaaataggtgatgaagaATCTGAAGATGAGATTACAGGCGTTGGTAGAAGTTCAactgatgaggatgatgatgatgatgatgatgatgttgatggaaatgaaaacgatgaggaggaggatgaagatgAGGAGAGTGAGAATGATGATGAAAGCGACAGTGGTCCTGATCTTGCAAGGGGTAAAGGAAATATAGAAACTAGTTCTGAAGATGAAGAAGATATGGCAGATTTACTGCCAGAGGACTCTGGTTTTGAGCATGCTTGGAGAGAATTAGATAAAGATGCTCCTCGGGCTGATGAGATTACACGTCGATTAGCTGTTTGCAACGTGGACTGGGACAGATTAAAGGCGAAAGATTTGCTGGCtttgtttaattcatttaaaccTAAAGGAGGtgttatattttctgtaaagatATATCCTTCAGAATTTGGAAAGGAGAGGATGAAGGAAGAGCAAGTTCAAGGACCAGTAGAGTTATTAAGTATACCTGAAGATGCCCCTGAAAAGGACAGGACTTCTAGAGAAAAACCGAGAGATTATCAATTCAAACGACTCAAGTACTATTATGCAGTGGTGGACTGTGATTCCCCTGAAACAGCTGGCAAAATTTATGAGGATTGTGACGGCCTGGAATTTGAAAGTAGTTGTTCATTCATAGATCTAAGGTTTATACCAGATGATATTACCTTTGATGATGAGCCCAAGGACATAGCCTCAGAAGTGGATTTAACAGCATATAAACCAAAATATTTCACATCTGCTGCGATGGGAACCTCAACGGTGGAAATCACTTGGGATGAGACTGATCATGAAAGAATGACAACACTCAACAGgaagtttaa from Neofelis nebulosa isolate mNeoNeb1 chromosome 6, mNeoNeb1.pri, whole genome shotgun sequence includes these protein-coding regions:
- the LOC131513800 gene encoding ESF1 homolog; amino-acid sequence: MASKEEIMSDQRFRRVTKDPRFWEVPEKDRKVKIDKRFRAMFHDKRFKLNYAVDKRGRPINYSTTEDLKRFYDLSDSDSDLSYEDDKALNQKKRKKKKPQTNNKIESKNLVEEKKKESKKINQKDSGDKNDLDNSDRIQKMEKSCKSKKVDSKIGSKKNREEFTQKSTTGKKNIVQHSTDSCPKGKVDLGVSEIVKSPKLKYSKTRREMLSVVSLMARDSDGYENSTGGKRSDKDALEEESESASEIGDEESEDEITGVGRSSTDEDDDDDDDDVDGNENDEEEDEDEESENDDESDSGPDLARGKGNIETSSEDEEDMADLLPEDSGFEHAWRELDKDAPRADEITRRLAVCNVDWDRLKAKDLLALFNSFKPKGGVIFSVKIYPSEFGKERMKEEQVQGPVELLSIPEDAPEKDRTSREKPRDYQFKRLKYYYAVVDCDSPETAGKIYEDCDGLEFESSCSFIDLRFIPDDITFDDEPKDIASEVDLTAYKPKYFTSAAMGTSTVEITWDETDHERMTTLNRKFKKEELLDMDFQAYLASSSEDEEEIEEELQGDDKVNMEEDGKTKKSQKDDEEQIAKYKQLLQVIQEKEKKGKENDMEMEIKWVPGLKESAEEMVRNKLEGKDKLTPWEQFLEKKKEKKRLKKKQKALAEEASADELPSDVDLNDPCFVEEITKIGIKEKKKSVKSTKDGISPVEEAEIERQKAEMALLMMDEEEESKKQFNGNKILEHQNLSKKKKKLLMKKKELLEDDFEVNVKDAWFQAMYTSHLFNLDPSDPNFKKTKAMEKILEEKARQREQKEQELTQAIKKKESEIQKGSQKRSIDPALSMLIKSVKKKTEQFQARKKQKVK